In Paraburkholderia phenazinium, the following are encoded in one genomic region:
- the hisH gene encoding imidazole glycerol phosphate synthase subunit HisH: protein MKTSIAIVDYGMGNLRSVAQALRKAAPEAEVAIVDRPEAIRAADRVVLPGQGAMPDCMRSLAESGLQEAVVEASRSKPLMGVCVGEQMLFDWSAEGGTPGLGLLPGKVLRFDLEGQLQDDGSRFKVPQMGWNRVRQTLPHPLWDGVADGSFFYFVHSYYVQPDNAAHTSGETVYGVPFTSAVARDNIFATQFHPEKSAEAGLRVYRNFVHWNP from the coding sequence ATGAAAACTTCGATTGCGATTGTGGATTACGGAATGGGCAACCTGCGTTCGGTCGCCCAGGCATTGAGAAAGGCCGCGCCGGAAGCGGAGGTGGCGATCGTCGACCGGCCGGAAGCGATTCGCGCGGCCGATCGCGTCGTGCTGCCCGGCCAGGGCGCGATGCCCGACTGCATGCGCAGCCTCGCCGAATCGGGCCTGCAGGAGGCGGTCGTCGAAGCGTCGCGCAGCAAGCCGCTGATGGGCGTGTGCGTGGGCGAGCAGATGCTGTTCGACTGGAGCGCCGAGGGCGGCACGCCAGGGCTCGGCCTGTTGCCCGGCAAGGTGCTGCGCTTCGACCTGGAAGGCCAGCTGCAGGACGACGGTTCGCGCTTCAAGGTGCCGCAGATGGGCTGGAACCGCGTCCGCCAGACCCTGCCGCACCCGCTGTGGGACGGCGTCGCGGACGGCAGCTTCTTCTACTTCGTGCATAGCTACTACGTGCAGCCGGACAATGCGGCGCACACCTCGGGCGAGACTGTGTACGGCGTGCCCTTTACCTCGGCGGTGGCGCGGGATAACATCTTCGCAACCCAATTCCACCCGGAAAAGAGCGCTGAAGCGGGTCTGCGCGTGTATCGAAACTTCGTGCACTGGAACCCGTGA
- the hisA gene encoding 1-(5-phosphoribosyl)-5-[(5-phosphoribosylamino)methylideneamino]imidazole-4-carboxamide isomerase — protein MLLIPAIDLKDGQCVRLKQGDMDQATIFSEEPAAMARHWVDRGARRLHLVDLNGAFAGKPKNEDAIRAIIEEVGGEIPVQLGGGIRDLNTIERYLDDGLSYVIIGTAAVKNPGFLQDACTAFGGHIIVGLDAKDGKVATDGWSKLTGHEVADLARKFEDYGCESIIYTDIGRDGMLQGINIEATVRLARAVKIPVIASGGLSNLADIEALCEVEVEGIEGVICGRAIYSGDLDFAAAQTLADKLRESDDA, from the coding sequence ATGCTGCTGATTCCCGCCATCGACCTGAAAGATGGTCAGTGTGTACGCCTCAAACAGGGCGACATGGACCAGGCGACGATTTTTTCCGAGGAACCGGCGGCGATGGCCCGACACTGGGTCGACCGCGGTGCCCGGCGCCTGCACCTCGTCGACCTCAATGGAGCATTTGCCGGTAAGCCGAAGAACGAAGACGCGATCCGCGCGATCATCGAGGAAGTCGGTGGCGAGATTCCCGTCCAGCTGGGCGGCGGCATCCGCGACCTGAACACCATCGAGCGGTATCTGGACGACGGTCTGTCGTACGTGATCATCGGCACGGCGGCGGTGAAGAACCCGGGCTTTCTGCAGGACGCCTGCACGGCGTTCGGCGGCCATATCATCGTCGGGCTGGACGCGAAAGACGGCAAGGTGGCCACGGACGGCTGGAGCAAGCTGACCGGCCACGAAGTCGCCGACCTCGCGCGCAAGTTCGAGGACTACGGCTGCGAGTCGATCATCTACACCGACATCGGCCGCGACGGCATGCTGCAGGGGATCAACATCGAAGCGACGGTGCGCCTCGCGCGCGCGGTGAAGATTCCGGTGATCGCGAGCGGCGGCCTGTCGAACCTCGCCGACATCGAAGCGCTGTGCGAAGTCGAAGTCGAAGGCATCGAAGGCGTGATCTGCGGTCGCGCCATCTATTCGGGCGACCTCGACTTTGCGGCGGCCCAGACGCTCGCCGACAAGCTGCGCGAGTCGGACGACGCCTGA
- the hisF gene encoding imidazole glycerol phosphate synthase subunit HisF — protein sequence MALAKRIIPCLDVTAGRVVKGVNFVELRDAGDPVEIARRYDEQGADELTFLDITATSDQRDLILPIIEAVASQVFIPLTVGGGVRAVEDVRRLLNAGADKISMNSSAVANPQLVRDATDKYGSQCIVVAIDAKRVSADGETPRWEVFTHGGRKATGLEAVEWACKMAELGAGEILLTSMDRDGTKSGFDLALTRAVSDAVSIPVIASGGVGSLQHLADGIKDGHADAVLAASIFHYGEHTVGEAKRFMAEQGISVRL from the coding sequence ATGGCTCTAGCTAAACGCATCATCCCCTGTCTCGACGTCACGGCTGGCCGTGTGGTCAAAGGCGTCAACTTCGTCGAACTGCGCGATGCCGGCGACCCGGTCGAAATTGCCCGTCGCTACGACGAGCAGGGCGCCGACGAACTCACCTTCCTCGACATCACCGCCACCTCCGACCAGCGCGACCTGATCCTGCCGATCATCGAAGCGGTGGCGTCGCAGGTATTCATTCCGCTGACGGTCGGCGGCGGCGTGCGCGCGGTCGAAGACGTGCGGCGCCTGTTGAACGCGGGCGCGGACAAGATCAGCATGAACTCGTCGGCGGTCGCGAACCCACAACTGGTGCGCGACGCCACGGATAAATACGGCTCGCAGTGCATCGTGGTCGCGATCGACGCCAAGCGCGTCTCCGCCGACGGCGAAACGCCGCGCTGGGAAGTCTTCACGCATGGCGGGCGCAAGGCGACCGGGCTGGAAGCGGTCGAATGGGCGTGCAAGATGGCCGAACTCGGCGCCGGCGAAATCCTGCTCACCAGCATGGACCGCGACGGCACCAAGAGCGGCTTCGACCTGGCGCTTACGCGCGCCGTGTCGGACGCCGTGTCGATTCCGGTGATCGCCTCGGGCGGCGTCGGCTCGCTGCAGCATCTGGCAGACGGCATCAAGGACGGTCACGCGGACGCCGTGCTGGCCGCCAGCATTTTCCACTACGGCGAACACACGGTCGGCGAGGCCAAGCGCTTCATGGCCGAACAAGGCATTTCGGTGAGGTTGTGA
- the hisI gene encoding phosphoribosyl-AMP cyclohydrolase → MVNPTAVDWLDKVKWDANGLVPVIAQEASSNDVLMFAWMNREALAKTVETGRAVYFSRSRQRLWFKGEESGHVQHVHEVRLDCDEDVVLLKVEQVSGIACHTGRHSCFFQKFEGTVDDGDWVAVEPVLKDPEHIYK, encoded by the coding sequence GTGGTGAACCCTACGGCAGTAGATTGGCTCGACAAGGTGAAGTGGGACGCGAACGGCCTCGTGCCGGTGATCGCGCAGGAAGCCTCGAGCAACGACGTGCTGATGTTCGCGTGGATGAACCGCGAGGCGCTCGCCAAGACGGTCGAGACCGGCCGCGCGGTGTATTTCTCGCGCTCGCGTCAGCGTCTGTGGTTCAAGGGCGAAGAGTCCGGCCACGTGCAGCACGTGCATGAAGTGCGGCTCGATTGCGACGAAGACGTCGTGCTGCTGAAGGTCGAGCAGGTATCGGGCATTGCCTGCCATACCGGCCGCCATTCGTGCTTTTTCCAGAAATTCGAAGGGACGGTCGACGACGGCGACTGGGTCGCTGTCGAGCCCGTCCTGAAAGACCCCGAACACATCTACAAATGA
- a CDS encoding phosphoribosyl-ATP diphosphatase, with protein sequence MTQNSQSTNDTLLRLAAVIDGRKGGDPDVSYVSRLFHKGDDAVLKKIGEEATEVVLAAKDVRQGGAPTALVGEVADLWFHCLVMLSHFDLSPADVLAELERREGMSGIEEKALRKSREREQQGD encoded by the coding sequence ATGACGCAAAACTCGCAATCGACGAACGACACCCTGCTGCGCCTCGCCGCAGTGATCGACGGCCGCAAGGGCGGCGATCCGGACGTGTCGTATGTATCGCGCCTGTTCCACAAGGGCGACGACGCGGTCTTGAAGAAGATCGGCGAAGAAGCGACTGAGGTCGTGCTCGCCGCCAAGGACGTGCGCCAGGGCGGCGCGCCCACCGCGCTGGTCGGCGAAGTGGCCGATCTCTGGTTCCATTGCCTCGTGATGCTGTCGCACTTCGATCTGAGCCCGGCCGATGTGCTCGCCGAGCTCGAACGCCGCGAAGGCATGTCGGGGATCGAAGAGAAAGCGCTGCGCAAGAGCCGCGAGCGCGAGCAGCAAGGCGACTGA
- a CDS encoding DUF4870 family protein, with amino-acid sequence MEQSQGAYPPPPPPPSYRNAVESDRERSARTLTHVLYALYAVYWLTGGISVLVAIIVNYVKRPDVVGTPYEAHFQWQMRTFWWCMLGYLIGGLLFFVVIGIPILWAVGIWMLYRIIKGWLYLYDNKPLLNPRAWF; translated from the coding sequence ATGGAACAGTCGCAAGGTGCTTATCCGCCACCCCCGCCGCCGCCGTCCTACCGCAATGCCGTCGAATCCGACCGCGAGCGTAGCGCGCGCACCCTGACGCATGTGCTGTACGCCCTCTACGCGGTCTATTGGCTGACGGGCGGCATCTCGGTGCTGGTCGCCATCATCGTCAATTATGTGAAGCGGCCCGACGTGGTGGGCACGCCCTACGAGGCGCATTTCCAGTGGCAGATGCGCACGTTCTGGTGGTGCATGCTCGGCTATCTGATCGGCGGCCTGCTGTTTTTCGTCGTGATCGGAATTCCGATCCTGTGGGCTGTCGGGATCTGGATGTTGTACCGTATCATCAAGGGCTGGCTGTATCTGTACGACAACAAGCCGCTGCTGAATCCGCGGGCGTGGTTCTGA
- a CDS encoding histidine triad nucleotide-binding protein gives MSHDSNCLFCKIASGEIPSTKVHEDDEFVAFRDIRPAAETHVLVIPRKHIETLSNCSEGDAPLLGRMLVLVARLAEQLGVAYTGGETGFRTVINTGPGGGQEVYHLHAHILAGPRPWQRMG, from the coding sequence ATGAGCCACGACTCAAATTGCCTTTTCTGCAAGATCGCCTCGGGCGAGATTCCGTCTACCAAGGTCCATGAGGACGACGAGTTCGTCGCCTTTCGCGACATCCGTCCGGCAGCCGAGACGCATGTGCTGGTGATTCCGCGCAAGCACATCGAAACGCTGTCGAACTGCAGCGAAGGCGATGCACCGCTGCTTGGTAGAATGCTCGTATTGGTGGCGCGTCTGGCCGAGCAGCTCGGCGTGGCCTACACCGGCGGCGAGACCGGCTTTCGCACGGTGATTAACACCGGGCCGGGCGGCGGTCAGGAGGTGTACCACCTGCATGCGCATATTCTGGCGGGACCGCGTCCGTGGCAACGGATGGGGTAA
- the tatA gene encoding Sec-independent protein translocase subunit TatA yields MGSLSIWHWLIVLLIVALVFGTKKLRNIGTDLGGAVKGFKEGMKEAETPAGDAQQRELPRTDTVDVDAKEKTPRSSDYR; encoded by the coding sequence ATGGGTTCGTTGAGTATTTGGCACTGGCTGATCGTTTTGCTGATCGTGGCACTCGTGTTCGGCACGAAGAAGCTGCGCAATATCGGTACTGACCTGGGCGGCGCAGTGAAGGGCTTCAAGGAAGGCATGAAAGAAGCGGAGACACCGGCCGGCGACGCGCAACAGCGCGAGCTGCCCCGCACCGACACGGTGGACGTCGACGCCAAAGAAAAGACGCCGCGCTCGAGCGACTACCGCTAA
- the tatB gene encoding Sec-independent protein translocase protein TatB has product MLDLGLTKMALIGVVALVVLGPERLPRVARTAGALFGRAQRYINDVKAEVTREIELDELRRMKTEFETAASNVENTVHDNLRKHETELNEAWGSGSSVSPSIAGGALEGAADSGLMSSSTSWRSTAAAAPRRKNWRVKQTAMPTWYKRATARRTRVQSGAARVARHTPVSLRRPTRFF; this is encoded by the coding sequence ATGCTGGACCTCGGTCTAACCAAGATGGCGCTGATCGGCGTCGTCGCGCTGGTCGTACTCGGGCCGGAGCGGCTGCCGCGCGTCGCCCGCACGGCGGGGGCGCTGTTCGGTCGCGCGCAGCGCTATATCAACGACGTGAAGGCCGAAGTCACGCGTGAAATCGAACTCGACGAATTGCGTCGCATGAAGACCGAGTTCGAAACGGCGGCGAGCAACGTCGAAAACACCGTCCACGACAATCTGCGCAAGCACGAAACCGAGCTGAACGAGGCGTGGGGTTCGGGTTCGTCCGTGAGCCCCAGCATTGCCGGCGGGGCGCTGGAAGGCGCCGCGGATAGCGGCCTCATGTCCAGTTCGACGTCCTGGCGCAGCACGGCTGCCGCCGCGCCCAGGCGCAAGAACTGGCGCGTCAAGCAGACCGCCATGCCAACGTGGTACAAGCGTGCCACTGCCCGCCGGACGCGCGTGCAGTCGGGCGCAGCGCGCGTGGCGCGTCATACGCCGGTGAGCCTGCGCCGGCCGACGCGCTTCTTCTGA